Below is a genomic region from Candidatus Nitrosocosmicus arcticus.
TAGTAAATACTGAAAATCGATATATTTTGAAACAAACTTTAGAGCACATTGACAAATAAGAAGATAAGTGTGATTCCAGTGATATTTCTTGTATTATTACTTACTTTTAATACATCCACTATTTTATCCAACAATGGTGTAGCAGCGCAGTCTTATGATAACAAACCTCTTGGTTCCCTACGTGGTGTCATATGTAGCGAAAATAAAAACCCTGAGCCTCCACAAGATGGTCCTAATAAACTTGCAAACCCAGACGATGATAGCAGTAAGTCAGCAGGTAGTAAAGGATCTGAAAGTTCTGATGCAAAACATAGTGGGAAAATAGGCAAGGTAATAACACCTACTCCAACACTAGTTAATCCAAATAAACTTGCAAACCCAGACGATGATAGCAGTAAGTCAGCAGGTAGTAAGGGATCTGCAGGTTCTTCAGCCGATGGTACCGGAACTGATGACAGCAGTAAGTCAGCAGGTAGTAAGGGATCTGCAGGTTCTGATGCAAAACATAGTGGGAAAATAGGCAAGGTTATAACACCTACTCCAACACTAGTTAGTCCAAATAAACTTGCAAACCCAGACGATGACAGCAGTAAGACAGGAAATAGCGTTATTAACGAAATTTGCTTCGATACTGAGGAAAGTAATGAAATTGACAAGCCTATAACGGAGAATAATTTGGAAAACCGTGAATCTGGTATTACTAGCATTTCTTGTGGGCAACTAATTGAGCAGAGTGTGATAATCACATCTAATCTTGATTGTAAGACTGATGGACTACTTGTAGGTGGTAATGACATTATAATTGATTTGAATGGCTTTACAGTGACCGGTCCAAGTCAAGATAGTTCAAAAATAGGAATAATGCTTACCGATACCAAGAACGTTACTGTTCAAGGGCCTGGAACAATTTCAGACTTTCAAGCAGGAATATTAACAACAGATGGGAAGGACAATACTATTTCTGCGATAGACTTTTCGGAAAATCACGTTGGAGTACTTGTTACAAGTTCCTCCAATTCTACTATCAAAGACAACC
It encodes:
- a CDS encoding NosD domain-containing protein — its product is MTNKKISVIPVIFLVLLLTFNTSTILSNNGVAAQSYDNKPLGSLRGVICSENKNPEPPQDGPNKLANPDDDSSKSAGSKGSESSDAKHSGKIGKVITPTPTLVNPNKLANPDDDSSKSAGSKGSAGSSADGTGTDDSSKSAGSKGSAGSDAKHSGKIGKVITPTPTLVSPNKLANPDDDSSKTGNSVINEICFDTEESNEIDKPITENNLENRESGITSISCGQLIEQSVIITSNLDCKTDGLLVGGNDIIIDLNGFTVTGPSQDSSKIGIMLTDTKNVTVQGPGTISDFQAGILTTDGKDNTISAIDFSENHVGVLVTSSSNSTIKDNRLTNNSMGIVTYSSSNSSIDTNLLKSNDLAGTALVDSDNNDIYLNTVQDSLNGIFVDGQSNNNNATFNNLVQNNEIGINNANGSPVNINNNEYDYNTCNVSIPDGLCYGGHLPILNTNASKVESIDQTEIESPIQKDGASSDQKQIGSDNESSDKQNSIGGVFNDISSGNNVALQSQDNSGSISAGQGSSDSSGSGDGSSDSSGSGDGSSDSSGSGDGSSDSSGSGTTGSAGSGTTGSAGSGTIGNTGSRGPGTRGTVS